A part of Armatimonadota bacterium genomic DNA contains:
- a CDS encoding YvcK family protein has translation MQVVDYLNLGAGLLFEKTGLILTQPSVHIPVSIAAIGIGLILIFISFRQVIGSIASVISPEDKDRLADVIYKRRYLAQGHRIVVIGGGTGLSTMLRGLKEYTSNIVAIVTVSDDGGSSGALKSHMGMLPPGDIRNCLVALADAEPLLSELFQYRFDTDDGQLAGHSFGNLLIGAMTDITGDFERAVKETSRVLAIRGSVLPSTLQNVNLRAEMEDGEVVCGESQIVAFGKPIKRVSLVPEDVRPMEESLDAIRLANAIIIGPGSVYTSVIPNLLVNGISDAVAASRAVKVYVCNVMTQPGETDRFQSSDHVKAVVEHAGRRIFDYVLINREAPSLRLLEKYETQGAHLVSPDDATVRDMGYTPITGNFISQTEVVRHDPQKLAQAILRLVSEKSFFP, from the coding sequence ATGCAGGTCGTGGACTACCTGAATCTCGGCGCAGGACTGCTCTTCGAGAAGACCGGCCTCATCCTGACACAACCAAGCGTTCACATCCCGGTATCAATCGCGGCGATAGGCATCGGACTGATTCTGATATTTATCAGTTTCCGTCAGGTAATCGGTTCGATCGCCAGCGTCATCAGTCCTGAAGACAAGGATCGGCTCGCCGACGTCATCTACAAACGACGGTATCTCGCACAGGGCCACAGGATCGTGGTGATTGGCGGCGGAACAGGTCTCTCCACTATGCTGAGAGGTCTCAAGGAGTATACCAGCAACATCGTGGCCATAGTCACGGTCAGCGACGATGGCGGCAGTTCGGGTGCTCTCAAGAGCCATATGGGCATGCTCCCTCCCGGGGACATTCGCAACTGCCTGGTGGCATTGGCCGATGCCGAGCCGCTGCTCTCCGAGTTGTTTCAGTATCGCTTCGATACCGACGATGGCCAACTGGCCGGTCATTCGTTTGGCAACCTGCTAATCGGAGCGATGACCGATATAACCGGGGATTTCGAGCGCGCCGTAAAGGAGACCAGCCGTGTACTGGCGATCCGGGGAAGCGTGCTGCCTTCGACTCTGCAGAACGTGAACCTGCGGGCGGAGATGGAGGACGGTGAGGTAGTGTGCGGCGAGTCACAGATAGTCGCTTTCGGAAAACCTATTAAGAGAGTGTCGCTGGTCCCGGAAGACGTGCGACCGATGGAAGAATCCTTGGACGCGATTCGCTTGGCGAATGCCATTATCATAGGTCCGGGGAGTGTGTATACAAGCGTGATCCCTAATCTACTCGTCAATGGCATATCGGATGCAGTGGCGGCATCCAGAGCTGTCAAGGTCTATGTGTGCAACGTGATGACTCAACCGGGCGAGACCGATCGTTTTCAGTCGTCGGACCACGTCAAGGCGGTTGTCGAGCATGCCGGACGCAGGATATTCGATTACGTGCTGATTAATCGGGAAGCACCTTCTCTGCGACTTCTTGAGAAGTACGAGACGCAGGGGGCTCACCTTGTGTCGCCGGACGATGCCACTGTTCGCGATATGGGGTACACGCCGATCACCGGCAACTTCATCAGCCAGACCGAAGTGGTGCGCCACGATCCCCAGAAACTGGCGCAGGCCATACTCCGCTTGGTATCGGAGAAGTCGTTCTTTCCGTAA
- a CDS encoding phage holin family protein: MRGLLVRWVISAVALYVTALVARLVELGIEVSGAPGALLAVAVLAVVNALIRPLVLLLTLPLNCLTLGLFTLIVNALMFWLVGAGWVPGFRVDGPLPAIFGSVVMGIIAGSANHLLSRGEK, encoded by the coding sequence ATGAGAGGTCTTCTTGTTCGGTGGGTGATCAGCGCGGTCGCGCTGTACGTGACAGCGTTGGTCGCCCGGTTGGTGGAGCTTGGCATCGAGGTAAGTGGGGCGCCGGGTGCGCTGCTTGCGGTTGCGGTTCTGGCTGTCGTAAACGCTCTGATCCGACCGCTTGTACTGCTCTTGACCCTGCCGTTGAATTGCCTGACACTCGGCTTGTTTACCCTTATCGTAAACGCATTGATGTTCTGGCTCGTCGGCGCGGGATGGGTCCCTGGCTTTCGGGTGGACGGCCCGCTTCCGGCGATCTTCGGATCGGTAGTGATGGGTATTATAGCGGGTTCGGCCAACCATCTTCTATCGCGCGGGGAGAAGTGA
- a CDS encoding DUF72 domain-containing protein, translating into MGDILIGTSGFSYDDWRGFFYSKGLPKGDMLAYYATKFRAVEINSSYYAVPLPATFERMAEKTPDGFRFVVKAHKDITHAPDPDFSVFRYFSTAVQPLVACGKLGCVLAQYPWGFRKSKVNEGRLRQLREGFGDLPLVAEFRHCSWVARDVTALLRGLDIGYCCVDEPRLNGLMPPIAGATSDIAYVRFHGRNARKWFNHGEAWERYDYLYAGDELAEWTPKVKRLASRSRETYVFFNNHYQGKAAQNAVMFAEMLGVTLPEGGEGQIEEAI; encoded by the coding sequence ATGGGAGACATACTGATCGGCACATCCGGCTTCAGCTACGACGACTGGCGCGGTTTCTTCTACTCCAAGGGCCTGCCTAAAGGGGATATGCTGGCTTACTACGCTACGAAGTTCCGGGCGGTGGAGATCAACTCATCGTACTATGCGGTCCCTCTGCCCGCTACCTTCGAGCGCATGGCGGAGAAAACTCCCGACGGCTTTCGATTTGTGGTGAAGGCGCACAAGGATATCACGCATGCTCCAGATCCTGATTTCTCCGTGTTCAGGTACTTCAGCACGGCTGTACAGCCGTTAGTTGCATGCGGCAAACTCGGATGTGTTCTCGCGCAGTATCCTTGGGGTTTCCGCAAGAGCAAAGTCAATGAGGGGAGGTTGCGGCAACTGCGGGAGGGATTTGGCGACTTGCCGCTAGTTGCGGAGTTCCGGCACTGCAGTTGGGTGGCTCGCGATGTAACCGCGCTGCTGAGGGGACTGGACATCGGGTATTGCTGCGTGGATGAGCCGAGGCTGAACGGCCTGATGCCGCCGATCGCAGGCGCTACCTCCGATATCGCCTATGTTCGCTTTCACGGTCGGAATGCCCGCAAGTGGTTCAATCACGGGGAAGCCTGGGAACGGTATGATTACCTCTACGCGGGAGATGAGCTGGCCGAATGGACTCCGAAGGTCAAGAGGCTGGCCTCAAGGAGCAGGGAGACCTATGTGTTCTTCAACAACCACTACCAGGGTAAGGCCGCTCAGAATGCCGTGATGTTTGCCGAAATGTTGGGCGTGACCCTGCCCGAAGGTGGTGAGGGACAGATCGAGGAGGCGATCTGA
- a CDS encoding bifunctional nuclease family protein, whose product MTEDEQPFDQEPEAEGEEGSHADDSDQDPGASPDRSFSSEIENRVPRDLEEKEVRVMGVYEHLEQGMEPAAFVLLRDDQGRQVLIWIGRYEAYAISLALEGTTPDRPMTHDLMKSLIDRLGGSMERVVIDDLWHETYYAKISVAKGDSVLDIDARPSDAIALALRARAPVFVAEFVLQQAAVSEDLIPPE is encoded by the coding sequence GTGACGGAAGACGAACAGCCCTTCGATCAGGAACCCGAAGCAGAGGGAGAAGAAGGATCTCACGCGGATGATAGCGATCAGGACCCCGGCGCAAGCCCGGACCGGTCGTTCAGCTCTGAGATAGAGAATCGCGTCCCACGAGACCTCGAGGAGAAGGAGGTCAGGGTGATGGGTGTCTACGAACATCTCGAGCAGGGCATGGAGCCCGCAGCCTTCGTCCTCCTGCGAGATGATCAGGGCCGCCAGGTTCTGATATGGATTGGACGTTACGAGGCTTATGCAATATCTCTCGCCTTGGAGGGTACCACTCCGGACCGCCCAATGACACACGACCTGATGAAGAGCCTGATTGATCGTCTAGGGGGATCGATGGAGCGCGTTGTCATTGATGACTTGTGGCACGAGACCTACTACGCGAAGATCTCCGTGGCGAAGGGTGACAGCGTGTTGGACATAGATGCGAGACCGAGTGACGCGATAGCCCTCGCACTCAGAGCAAGGGCCCCAGTATTCGTTGCCGAGTTCGTTCTTCAGCAGGCCGCGGTCAGCGAGGACTTGATACCGCCCGAGTAG
- the rho gene encoding transcription termination factor Rho, which yields METLELADLESKSVEEIQDIAKELGIGTDEDDLQKQELVFRILQAQTEQSGLIFGQGTLEILADGWGFLRRNKNFAPDPEDIYVSQSQIKRFGLKTGDLVSGQVRPPKESEKYFGLLRVEAVNGLDPEVARRRVNFDDLTPIYPNERIVLETDGKNTAARFIDLIAPIGKGQRGMIVAPPKAGKTTILKTIANSITANHPEIVLLVLLIDERPEEVTDIRRSVKGEVISSTFDEMPENHMRVSEMVLDKAKRLVESGRDVVVLLDSLTRLARASNLTVTPSGRTLSGGLDPSALYRPKRFFGAARNIEEGGSLTVLATALVETGSRMDDAIFEEFKATGNTELVLDRGLAERRIYPAIDVKRSGTRHDELLYDDDTLKRIWQLHRLLSALGAAEATELLIDRLAHTKTNLDFLKIVDKTMKSSDPD from the coding sequence ATGGAGACACTAGAACTCGCGGATCTCGAGAGCAAGAGCGTGGAGGAGATCCAGGACATCGCCAAGGAACTCGGTATTGGCACTGACGAAGACGACCTTCAGAAGCAGGAACTGGTCTTCAGAATTCTGCAGGCCCAAACTGAGCAGAGTGGGCTTATCTTCGGTCAGGGGACCTTGGAGATTCTTGCGGACGGGTGGGGGTTTCTGCGCAGGAACAAGAACTTTGCGCCTGATCCAGAGGATATCTACGTCTCTCAGTCGCAAATCAAGAGATTCGGGCTAAAGACTGGCGATCTGGTATCCGGTCAGGTTCGTCCTCCGAAGGAGAGCGAGAAGTATTTCGGCCTCCTTCGAGTGGAGGCCGTCAATGGTCTTGATCCCGAGGTCGCTCGCCGTCGCGTCAACTTCGACGATCTCACGCCAATCTATCCTAACGAGAGAATCGTTCTTGAGACCGACGGCAAGAACACAGCAGCACGGTTCATCGATCTGATTGCCCCGATCGGCAAGGGACAGCGAGGAATGATCGTGGCCCCGCCCAAGGCGGGCAAGACCACAATATTGAAGACTATCGCCAATAGCATCACTGCCAACCATCCAGAGATCGTCCTCCTGGTTCTGCTGATTGACGAGCGCCCCGAGGAAGTCACGGACATCCGCCGCTCTGTTAAGGGCGAGGTCATCAGTTCCACATTCGATGAGATGCCTGAGAACCATATGAGAGTATCCGAGATGGTCCTCGACAAGGCGAAACGCCTGGTTGAGTCGGGTAGGGATGTGGTCGTTCTGCTTGACAGCCTGACCAGACTCGCGCGAGCATCCAATCTCACTGTTACTCCGAGCGGCAGGACACTCTCCGGTGGACTGGATCCGTCAGCGCTCTACAGGCCGAAGCGGTTCTTCGGTGCGGCGCGGAATATTGAGGAAGGTGGCAGCCTCACCGTGCTTGCGACAGCCTTAGTCGAGACGGGCAGTCGCATGGACGATGCGATATTCGAGGAGTTCAAGGCGACTGGTAACACTGAGCTGGTGCTTGACAGGGGATTGGCCGAACGCAGAATATATCCCGCGATTGACGTCAAACGCTCAGGGACACGGCACGATGAACTCCTGTACGACGACGATACGCTGAAGAGAATCTGGCAGTTGCACCGTTTGCTGTCTGCACTAGGAGCGGCGGAGGCGACCGAACTTCTGATAGACAGATTGGCGCATACGAAGACGAACCTGGATTTTCTTAAGATAGTTGACAAGACGATGAAGAGCAGCGACCCGGATTGA
- the rapZ gene encoding RNase adapter RapZ produces MNLVVVTGMSGAGKTLAIRAFEDMGYFCVDNLPPSLLPTLRDFCGNLDSCPVGNVAVVVDIRSGRPLDELARTFPDLSNGYGQARILFLDATDEVLIQRFKETRRRHPLFDRSHGIIESVSEERRMLVEFKELADKVIDTSDLEPSVLKSEIVNYFGADTVNAGMIVTVTSFGFKWGVPLDADLVFDVRFLINPHWVPELRLYDGRDQPVQDYVMGDDMTRQYLDKLCDLIGFSLPQYETEGKAYLNIAIGCTGGRHRSVAVADELGAFFRERGYRTIVEHRDVGKS; encoded by the coding sequence ATGAACCTAGTAGTTGTCACGGGGATGTCCGGGGCAGGCAAGACCCTTGCGATCAGGGCCTTCGAGGATATGGGCTATTTCTGCGTGGACAACCTCCCTCCCAGCCTACTGCCCACCCTGAGGGATTTCTGCGGGAACCTCGACAGTTGTCCCGTTGGGAACGTAGCCGTCGTCGTTGACATACGATCTGGCCGGCCTCTGGATGAACTGGCCAGAACATTCCCGGATCTCTCCAACGGATACGGGCAGGCGAGGATTCTGTTCCTCGATGCCACTGATGAGGTGCTGATCCAGCGTTTCAAAGAGACGCGACGCAGGCATCCGCTCTTTGACCGAAGCCATGGTATCATCGAGAGCGTGTCCGAGGAGAGGCGGATGCTGGTCGAGTTCAAGGAGTTAGCGGACAAGGTCATCGACACGTCTGACTTGGAGCCGAGCGTACTGAAGTCTGAGATCGTGAACTACTTTGGTGCCGATACCGTGAACGCGGGGATGATCGTTACCGTGACTTCCTTTGGATTCAAGTGGGGGGTGCCACTTGATGCCGACCTGGTGTTTGACGTTCGGTTTCTCATCAACCCGCACTGGGTGCCTGAGCTCCGTCTTTACGATGGACGTGATCAACCGGTTCAGGACTACGTAATGGGCGACGACATGACTCGCCAGTACCTGGATAAGCTCTGCGATCTGATAGGCTTCTCTCTGCCTCAGTACGAGACGGAAGGCAAGGCCTATCTGAACATCGCCATCGGATGCACCGGCGGTCGGCATCGATCGGTTGCGGTCGCCGACGAACTCGGAGCTTTCTTCAGGGAGCGGGGATATCGCACGATCGTCGAACACCGAGACGTCGGCAAGTCTTAG
- a CDS encoding response regulator — translation MPRKILTVDDEKHIVRLIQVNLERQGYEVVTAYDGREALEKVDSERPDLVILDVMMPYMDGFEVLQNMKRNPSTRDIPVIMLTAKAQDADVFKGWQSGVDCYLTKPFNPMELLSFVQRIFKSLDQDDFGGKRYELK, via the coding sequence ATGCCTCGGAAGATTCTGACTGTGGACGACGAGAAGCACATAGTCCGACTGATTCAGGTGAACCTGGAACGGCAAGGCTATGAAGTGGTGACGGCCTATGACGGGCGCGAGGCTCTTGAGAAGGTGGACTCCGAGCGCCCCGATCTCGTCATCCTTGACGTTATGATGCCGTATATGGACGGTTTTGAAGTGCTGCAGAACATGAAACGCAACCCAAGTACGCGTGATATTCCTGTAATAATGCTGACAGCAAAAGCCCAGGACGCGGATGTCTTCAAAGGGTGGCAGTCTGGTGTGGACTGCTATCTGACGAAACCATTTAACCCGATGGAACTGCTGTCCTTCGTCCAGCGCATCTTCAAGTCACTGGACCAGGACGATTTCGGCGGCAAGAGATACGAACTCAAGTAG
- the gap gene encoding type I glyceraldehyde-3-phosphate dehydrogenase, translating into MAVRVGINGFGRIGRLSLRTMMERYPNEIEVVALNDLVDAKTNAHLLKYDTNYGNFPGEVYAEDKDIVVNGKKIYVYAEKDPAAIPWGDQGVDIVLESTGVFTDATKAVAHIHDGVKKVIISAPAKNEDVTVVLGVNEGQYDPAKHRIVSNASCTTNCLAPFAKVLQDSFGIQKGFMTTVHAYTNDQKMLDQAHKDPRRARAGAANIIPTTTGAAKAIALVMPELKGKMHGLSLRVPTPTVSLVDLVVNLERDVTEQEINDAVKAAANGSMKGILQYCEDPVVSMDFKGSPYSSIFDSLSTMVLGGNMAKVLAWYDNEWGYSCRVADLIDLMVKKGL; encoded by the coding sequence ATGGCTGTGCGAGTAGGCATCAACGGTTTCGGCCGGATAGGGAGGCTCTCCCTTCGCACCATGATGGAGCGGTATCCGAATGAGATTGAGGTTGTGGCGCTGAACGACCTTGTTGACGCGAAGACGAACGCACATCTGCTGAAGTACGACACTAACTACGGCAATTTCCCCGGTGAGGTCTATGCAGAGGACAAGGACATCGTCGTAAACGGCAAGAAGATTTATGTTTACGCTGAAAAGGATCCAGCGGCGATACCCTGGGGCGATCAGGGCGTTGACATCGTTCTCGAATCTACCGGCGTGTTCACGGATGCTACGAAGGCGGTGGCGCACATTCACGACGGCGTGAAGAAGGTCATCATCAGCGCACCCGCAAAGAACGAGGACGTTACAGTCGTGCTCGGAGTCAACGAGGGTCAGTACGATCCGGCCAAACACAGGATCGTGTCCAACGCTTCCTGCACCACGAACTGCCTCGCGCCCTTCGCCAAGGTTCTACAGGACAGCTTCGGAATCCAGAAGGGATTCATGACTACGGTTCACGCCTACACGAACGACCAGAAGATGCTTGACCAGGCCCACAAGGACCCGCGAAGGGCTCGCGCGGGCGCCGCGAACATCATACCTACGACTACCGGTGCGGCGAAGGCAATCGCGCTGGTCATGCCGGAGTTGAAAGGCAAGATGCACGGCCTCTCCCTGCGGGTGCCTACGCCAACCGTCTCCCTGGTTGACCTAGTGGTGAACCTGGAGAGAGATGTCACGGAGCAGGAGATCAACGACGCGGTCAAGGCTGCGGCGAACGGCTCGATGAAGGGAATCCTTCAGTATTGCGAGGACCCCGTGGTATCCATGGACTTCAAGGGAAGCCCGTATTCCAGTATTTTCGACAGTCTCTCCACAATGGTGCTTGGCGGCAACATGGCGAAGGTCCTTGCCTGGTATGACAACGAGTGGGGCTACTCCTGCAGAGTGGCGGACTTGATCGACCTGATGGTGAAGAAGGGTCTGTAG
- a CDS encoding triose-phosphate isomerase codes for MRIPLIAGNWKMHKTVGEAVSFVEELRVKVAGLDKIEVIVCPPYTAIYEVARTLMGAKVGVGAQDVFWKGQGAYTSQVSAGMLLDAGCTYSIIGHSETRGRFGKVEEGMTSELLRHFGETDESVNRKVRVSLDAGLKPIMCCGETLDERKAGRTDDVIRVQVEVGLNGLTPAEAAGMVVAYEPVWAIGTGEVCGTPEAERVCGMIRGVVRGLFGDAAAEGIRIQYGGSVKPDNARDLLSQANIDGALVGGASLKVDDFMGIIRSA; via the coding sequence ATGCGAATACCTTTGATAGCTGGTAACTGGAAGATGCACAAGACCGTAGGAGAGGCGGTCAGCTTCGTTGAGGAGCTTAGAGTCAAGGTGGCAGGGTTGGACAAGATCGAAGTTATTGTCTGTCCTCCGTATACGGCCATTTACGAGGTGGCACGGACTCTGATGGGAGCAAAGGTCGGCGTCGGCGCTCAGGATGTGTTCTGGAAGGGGCAGGGCGCCTACACCAGCCAGGTCTCGGCTGGCATGCTCCTGGACGCGGGATGCACATACTCGATCATCGGGCACTCTGAGACAAGAGGCCGCTTCGGCAAGGTCGAAGAGGGGATGACCTCCGAACTGCTAAGGCATTTCGGAGAGACGGACGAGAGCGTGAACAGGAAGGTTCGCGTGTCTTTGGATGCCGGTCTCAAGCCGATCATGTGTTGCGGTGAGACGCTGGACGAGCGCAAGGCCGGCAGGACCGACGATGTGATCCGTGTCCAGGTGGAGGTCGGTCTGAACGGATTGACCCCTGCGGAAGCGGCCGGTATGGTCGTCGCCTACGAGCCCGTGTGGGCGATCGGCACGGGTGAGGTCTGTGGCACTCCTGAGGCGGAGCGCGTGTGCGGAATGATACGGGGTGTGGTACGCGGTCTTTTCGGCGATGCTGCCGCAGAGGGTATTCGCATCCAGTACGGCGGAAGCGTCAAGCCCGATAACGCGCGCGACCTGCTGAGTCAGGCTAACATTGACGGCGCATTGGTAGGCGGAGCTAGTCTGAAGGTTGACGATTTCATGGGTATAATACGCTCCGCATAA
- the hpt gene encoding hypoxanthine phosphoribosyltransferase, with translation MSQLDGIGRVLLTTEQISERVREIGDRISADYEGRQLVLVGILKGAFVFLADLVRAVTIPVEVDFVAFSSYGASTTSSGVVRILKDLDESVEGKHVLIVEDIIDTGLTLKLSYMVENLKARKVAGVRICTFLDKPSRRETDINPDYVGFVVPDEYVIGYGLDLNGMYRNLPFIAALGDGRK, from the coding sequence ATGTCCCAGCTAGATGGCATTGGCCGGGTACTCCTGACCACCGAGCAGATATCTGAACGGGTGCGAGAGATCGGCGATCGAATCTCGGCCGATTATGAGGGAAGACAACTCGTACTCGTTGGGATACTCAAGGGTGCGTTCGTCTTCCTGGCTGATCTGGTGAGAGCGGTCACTATACCGGTTGAGGTTGATTTCGTTGCGTTTTCGAGCTATGGGGCTTCTACAACTTCGTCCGGGGTCGTCCGGATACTCAAAGACCTTGATGAGAGCGTCGAGGGGAAACACGTCCTGATAGTTGAGGACATCATTGACACGGGGCTCACCCTGAAGCTGAGCTATATGGTGGAGAATCTCAAGGCACGAAAGGTTGCCGGAGTCAGAATCTGTACCTTTCTCGATAAGCCGAGTCGGCGAGAGACCGACATCAACCCGGACTATGTGGGATTCGTTGTGCCGGACGAATACGTGATCGGCTACGGCCTAGACCTGAATGGCATGTACAGGAACCTTCCTTTCATAGCGGCATTGGGAGATGGACGGAAGTAA
- a CDS encoding phosphoglycerate kinase, with translation MQKKSITDIDVQGKRVLVRVDFNVPLDESRNVTDDRRIRAAMPTIEYLLNHGGRVILVSHLGRPKGGPKEELRLDPVAKRLSELLGKPVTKLHDSIGPEVDSAVSRMQPGEVVLLENIRFYPEEEANDPEFAKKLAALAEVYVNDAFGTAHRAHASTEGVAHFLPTAVSGFLMQKEIDYLGNALSSPDRPFVAILGGVKVSDKVKVIDNLIDKVDALLIGGAMTYTFLVAKGLNVGNSMVDEPGIQLAKDAMRKAASRGVELLLPVDTIEVELPADFDIPSGVPADVKITTVPTESMSEGFRGLDIGPDTIRLFGERIRSARTVIWNGPMGVFEDARFANGTLGIAKAMADSCGTTIVGGGDSAAAIEQMGYSEKVSHVSTGGGASLEFLEGKALPGVVALSDK, from the coding sequence ATGCAGAAGAAAAGTATTACCGACATCGATGTTCAGGGCAAACGTGTCCTTGTGCGCGTGGACTTCAATGTGCCTCTGGACGAGAGCCGCAATGTCACCGACGACAGGCGCATACGGGCGGCGATGCCCACGATTGAGTACCTCCTGAATCATGGAGGCAGAGTCATACTTGTTTCGCATCTCGGTCGTCCGAAGGGCGGCCCGAAGGAGGAACTTCGGCTCGACCCGGTTGCGAAGAGGCTCTCCGAGTTGCTTGGCAAACCAGTGACGAAACTGCACGATTCTATTGGTCCTGAGGTCGATTCTGCAGTCAGCCGCATGCAGCCAGGAGAAGTCGTGTTACTCGAGAACATCCGTTTCTATCCTGAGGAGGAGGCCAACGACCCCGAGTTTGCGAAGAAACTCGCTGCGCTGGCCGAGGTGTATGTGAATGACGCCTTTGGCACGGCGCACAGAGCCCATGCCTCGACGGAAGGTGTCGCACACTTCCTTCCGACAGCGGTTTCTGGGTTTCTCATGCAGAAGGAGATTGACTACCTCGGGAACGCGTTGAGCAGCCCGGATCGGCCGTTTGTCGCGATTCTAGGCGGGGTCAAAGTATCTGACAAGGTCAAGGTCATAGACAACTTGATCGACAAAGTTGACGCCCTCCTTATCGGCGGCGCGATGACCTACACGTTTCTTGTCGCGAAGGGCCTGAATGTCGGCAACTCGATGGTAGACGAGCCGGGCATACAGCTGGCGAAGGATGCCATGCGGAAGGCTGCGAGTCGAGGCGTCGAGCTGCTGCTACCGGTTGACACGATTGAGGTTGAGCTTCCGGCCGACTTCGACATTCCGTCCGGAGTTCCCGCCGATGTGAAGATCACGACCGTGCCGACCGAGTCCATGTCTGAAGGATTTCGCGGCCTTGATATCGGTCCGGATACTATCCGGCTCTTTGGCGAGAGGATCAGAAGCGCCCGAACGGTCATCTGGAACGGTCCGATGGGTGTCTTCGAGGATGCCCGATTCGCGAATGGTACCCTCGGAATCGCCAAGGCGATGGCTGATTCCTGCGGCACTACGATCGTCGGCGGAGGTGACTCCGCGGCTGCAATCGAGCAGATGGGCTATTCGGAGAAGGTGAGCCACGTCTCAACCGGAGGCGGGGCTTCCCTTGAGTTCCTGGAAGGCAAGGCGCTTCCGGGCGTTGTGGCTCTAAGCGACAAGTAG
- the guaA gene encoding glutamine-hydrolyzing GMP synthase — translation MKSQDIQHELVVVLDFGAQYSQLIARRIRECKVYSEILPFDTPVEHLESLRPSGIVLSGGPSSVYEGGAPSCDAAIFEMGVPVLGICYGMQLMAHLLGGKVLPGDKREYGRTALGIVNEDGLFKGLGPSLECWMSHGDAVNEAPEGFQVLARTDNTPVASMFDPRRRLCGVQFHPEVAHTPRGMEILRNFLYEICDCRGLWTISSFVAEAVAAIRQQVGDGRVVCGLSGGVDSSVVAALIHRAVGEQLTCIFVNHGLLRKNEEEKVRATFADAFNINLVYVDAEERFLSKLNGVTDPEQKRMVIGEEFVRVFEEEAAKLGDVRFLAQGTLYPDVIESGTDTAAVIKSHHNVGGLPDDMKLELVEPLRNLFKDEVRRVGDELGLPAEITWRHPFPGPGLGIRIIGELTKERLDILREADAIVIEETKAAGLYRDLWQVFAVLPCVRSVGVMGDQRTYSYPIVLRAVTSEDAMTADWARLPYEVLERISNRVINEVKGVNRLLYDVSSKPPSTIEWE, via the coding sequence ATGAAAAGCCAAGATATACAGCACGAACTCGTCGTTGTCCTCGACTTCGGCGCTCAGTACAGCCAACTTATCGCCAGGCGAATTCGCGAGTGCAAGGTCTACTCTGAGATACTCCCATTCGACACACCAGTCGAGCACCTCGAATCTCTACGGCCGTCTGGCATAGTTCTATCCGGCGGTCCATCCAGCGTCTACGAGGGAGGTGCTCCGTCTTGCGATGCGGCCATATTTGAGATGGGAGTTCCGGTGCTGGGCATATGCTACGGCATGCAACTCATGGCCCATCTGTTAGGCGGTAAGGTTCTTCCGGGGGACAAGCGCGAATACGGTAGGACCGCGCTAGGGATCGTCAACGAGGATGGGCTCTTCAAAGGCCTGGGGCCTAGCTTGGAGTGCTGGATGAGCCATGGCGACGCCGTTAACGAGGCACCGGAAGGCTTCCAAGTTCTCGCGCGAACGGACAACACTCCGGTGGCTTCGATGTTTGACCCACGGCGCCGGCTCTGCGGGGTGCAGTTTCATCCCGAAGTTGCCCACACCCCCAGAGGCATGGAGATTCTCAGGAACTTCCTCTATGAGATATGTGATTGTCGAGGGTTGTGGACTATATCGTCGTTTGTCGCCGAGGCGGTGGCAGCGATTAGACAGCAGGTAGGCGACGGCAGAGTGGTTTGCGGACTAAGCGGCGGCGTTGACTCTTCAGTAGTCGCGGCGCTGATACACAGAGCCGTCGGCGAGCAGTTGACGTGCATTTTCGTCAATCATGGTTTGTTGCGTAAGAACGAGGAAGAGAAGGTTCGCGCCACGTTTGCCGATGCTTTCAACATCAACCTGGTGTATGTGGACGCGGAAGAGCGGTTTCTCTCCAAACTGAACGGTGTCACGGATCCGGAGCAAAAGCGGATGGTTATCGGTGAGGAGTTTGTCCGTGTCTTCGAAGAGGAAGCCGCCAAACTGGGCGATGTCCGATTCCTCGCACAGGGTACGCTCTACCCGGACGTGATAGAGAGCGGCACGGATACTGCCGCTGTGATTAAGTCGCATCACAACGTAGGCGGCCTTCCCGACGACATGAAGTTGGAACTGGTGGAGCCGCTTCGAAATCTGTTCAAGGACGAAGTCAGAAGGGTGGGGGATGAACTGGGCCTGCCCGCGGAGATCACGTGGCGCCACCCATTCCCCGGACCCGGTCTGGGGATACGCATCATAGGCGAACTCACCAAGGAGAGACTCGACATTCTTCGCGAAGCGGATGCCATCGTCATCGAGGAAACAAAGGCCGCTGGCTTGTACCGTGACCTATGGCAGGTATTTGCTGTTCTCCCATGCGTTCGGTCGGTGGGCGTGATGGGTGACCAGCGTACCTACTCATATCCGATAGTTCTGCGTGCGGTGACGAGCGAAGACGCGATGACTGCTGACTGGGCTCGACTTCCTTATGAGGTTCTAGAGCGCATAAGCAACCGCGTGATAAACGAGGTGAAGGGCGTCAACCGTCTGCTGTATGATGTAAGTTCCAAGCCGCCTTCGACGATCGAGTGGGAGTAG